Proteins from a single region of Bdellovibrio bacteriovorus HD100:
- a CDS encoding helix-turn-helix domain-containing protein gives MLADFLKQKRVSAGLSQRDVADKLGYSTPQFISNWERGVSHPPINALKRLGELYKVSADDLFEVTLNATIHEVTQDLRRKFASSKAR, from the coding sequence ATGTTAGCTGATTTTTTGAAGCAAAAACGTGTATCGGCAGGTCTTTCTCAGAGAGACGTTGCTGACAAATTGGGTTACTCCACGCCACAGTTCATTTCCAACTGGGAGCGCGGTGTTTCTCATCCTCCAATCAACGCATTGAAAAGATTGGGTGAGCTTTACAAAGTTTCTGCTGACGATCTTTTCGAAGTGACCTTGAATGCGACCATCCATGAGGTGACTCAGGATCTTCGCCGCAAGTTCGCTAGCAGCAAAGCACGTTAA
- a CDS encoding acyl-[acyl-carrier-protein] thioesterase — MTNISNSPWVENFHITSLLVNPLGRLGLYGLLNLLQETAWIHAEKMGFGLLDMEKQGLFWVLTRQSLQMKTWPRFGENIQIQTWLRAPEGAFVAREFAILNQSGEEIGLCSTSWLALDRQSKKILPADNLRPWDQIAHARSTGINPEKIPVTGTYEKIAKYRVRNSDLDINQHVNNTKYAQWILDAIPYDLHKSLKLNTYSVNFLAETHLGDEVEVHRNCSSPDVQLASHGASAYKGLRVGDEKVLFTAVLGWEKRK; from the coding sequence ATGACAAATATTAGCAACAGCCCCTGGGTTGAAAATTTCCACATTACAAGTCTATTAGTAAACCCGCTGGGACGCTTGGGTCTGTATGGATTGTTAAATCTGCTGCAAGAAACCGCCTGGATTCATGCCGAGAAAATGGGCTTCGGCCTGCTGGACATGGAAAAACAAGGGCTGTTCTGGGTTCTGACCCGACAAAGCCTGCAAATGAAAACCTGGCCCCGCTTCGGCGAAAACATCCAGATTCAAACTTGGCTGCGCGCCCCCGAAGGAGCCTTCGTGGCGCGGGAATTCGCAATTCTGAATCAGTCCGGGGAAGAGATCGGATTGTGTTCCACAAGCTGGCTGGCTCTGGATCGCCAAAGTAAAAAAATACTGCCAGCAGACAACCTGCGCCCGTGGGATCAGATTGCCCATGCCCGCTCTACAGGAATCAATCCGGAAAAAATCCCGGTGACGGGCACCTACGAAAAAATCGCCAAATACCGGGTGCGCAATTCGGATCTGGATATCAACCAGCATGTGAACAACACCAAATATGCCCAATGGATCCTGGATGCCATCCCCTATGATCTGCACAAAAGCCTGAAGTTGAATACCTACTCCGTCAACTTCCTGGCGGAAACTCACCTGGGTGACGAAGTCGAAGTTCACCGCAACTGCTCCAGCCCCGATGTACAACTGGCCAGCCACGGCGCCAGCGCCTACAAGGGCCTGCGCGTGGGTGATGAAAAAGTCCTCTTCACCGCCGTTCTGGGCTGGGAGAAACGCAAGTGA
- a CDS encoding DOMON-like domain-containing protein, protein MKPLIPFTKTPLTNTLQVHGEVTPLSDSRLLVEFIITGSTDAIKWPESSNLERREDGLWKHTCLEVFLGNGAAPESPYLEINCAPNGHWNAYSFSKYREGMAPATDTRVRLQPRNSEDAEARFQIEIDSRKPLEFTCLGLTAVIEFVDGTLSYWSLFHPGPQADFHNKAGWTALSTH, encoded by the coding sequence GTGAAACCTCTGATTCCCTTTACCAAGACACCGCTGACCAACACTTTGCAGGTTCATGGTGAAGTGACCCCGCTTTCTGACAGCCGTCTGCTGGTGGAGTTTATAATCACCGGCTCCACGGATGCCATCAAATGGCCTGAATCTTCCAATCTTGAGCGCCGTGAAGACGGCCTTTGGAAACACACCTGCCTGGAAGTGTTTCTTGGAAATGGCGCGGCACCCGAATCACCCTATCTGGAGATCAACTGCGCCCCGAACGGCCACTGGAATGCTTATTCCTTTAGCAAATACCGAGAAGGCATGGCTCCGGCCACGGACACCCGCGTGCGCCTGCAACCGCGCAATTCTGAGGACGCCGAAGCGCGTTTTCAAATTGAAATCGACAGCCGCAAACCATTGGAATTCACCTGCTTGGGACTGACGGCGGTGATTGAATTCGTCGATGGCACCCTGAGCTATTGGTCCTTGTTCCACCCCGGACCGCAGGCCGACTTCCACAACAAAGCTGGCTGGACCGCTCTTTCGACGCATTGA
- a CDS encoding MmgE/PrpD family protein, with amino-acid sequence MKKHTVRVYPSKEKLDRKDQLAWKIAEIATDNAPIKADVVDMVINRIIDNASVAIAAANRRPVASARAMAIAHPRNGGATVFGMPNDQKFDCEWATWANGTAVRELDYHDTYLAADYSHPADNIPAILAVAQQMGKNGKELLKGIVTGYEVHVDLVKAICLHKHKKDHIAHLCPATAAGIGTLLSLPTETVFQAVQQAVHVSFTTRQSRKGEISSWKAYAPAHAGKLAVEAVDRVMRGEGAPSPIYEGEDSVIAYMLDGKDGKYEVPLPEVGEEKRAILETYTKEHSAEYQSQALIDLARKMKPMIKNFDDIQSIVIHTSHHTHYVIGTGANDPQKMDPNASRETLDHSIMYIFAVALQDGTWHHVNSYAPERAQRPDTVALWHKISTVEDKQWTAWYHETDPDKKRFGGRVEITMKDGSKIVDELGVADAHPAGARPFKRADYIRKFDILTEGIITKAERDRFIGLVENLENLTAEQVQQLNVQIPIEKLVNNKRDTKGIF; translated from the coding sequence ATGAAGAAACATACAGTTCGTGTGTACCCATCTAAAGAGAAGTTGGATCGCAAAGACCAACTGGCTTGGAAAATTGCTGAAATCGCAACTGACAACGCCCCTATCAAAGCTGACGTCGTTGACATGGTTATCAATCGTATCATCGACAATGCCTCTGTAGCGATTGCTGCTGCCAACCGTCGTCCGGTGGCTTCTGCGCGTGCTATGGCGATTGCCCACCCACGCAATGGTGGAGCAACTGTCTTCGGTATGCCGAATGACCAGAAATTTGACTGTGAATGGGCTACTTGGGCGAACGGCACGGCTGTTCGTGAGTTGGACTACCATGACACTTACCTTGCCGCGGACTATTCTCACCCGGCGGACAACATCCCTGCTATTCTGGCAGTGGCTCAGCAAATGGGTAAAAACGGTAAAGAGCTTCTAAAAGGTATCGTGACTGGTTACGAAGTTCACGTGGACCTGGTTAAAGCCATCTGCCTTCACAAGCACAAAAAAGATCATATCGCTCACTTGTGCCCGGCAACGGCTGCGGGTATCGGCACTTTGTTGTCTTTGCCAACTGAAACAGTTTTCCAAGCAGTTCAACAAGCGGTTCACGTGTCCTTCACGACTCGTCAGTCCCGTAAAGGTGAAATCTCTTCCTGGAAAGCCTACGCTCCGGCACACGCTGGTAAACTGGCTGTAGAAGCGGTGGACCGTGTTATGCGTGGCGAAGGTGCTCCATCTCCGATCTACGAAGGCGAAGACTCTGTTATCGCTTACATGCTTGATGGCAAAGACGGTAAATACGAAGTTCCACTTCCAGAAGTGGGCGAAGAAAAACGCGCGATCCTTGAGACTTACACTAAAGAGCACTCTGCAGAGTATCAGTCCCAGGCGTTGATCGATTTGGCTCGCAAAATGAAGCCAATGATCAAAAACTTCGACGACATCCAGTCCATCGTGATCCACACGTCCCACCACACTCATTACGTGATTGGTACTGGTGCAAACGATCCACAAAAAATGGATCCAAATGCATCCCGCGAGACTCTTGATCACTCCATCATGTACATCTTCGCCGTGGCGTTGCAGGACGGCACTTGGCACCATGTCAACTCTTACGCTCCAGAGCGCGCTCAGCGTCCGGACACTGTGGCTTTGTGGCACAAAATCTCCACTGTTGAAGACAAACAATGGACTGCTTGGTACCACGAGACAGATCCAGACAAAAAACGCTTCGGTGGCCGCGTAGAAATCACAATGAAAGACGGCTCCAAAATCGTGGACGAGCTGGGCGTAGCTGATGCTCACCCTGCCGGTGCCCGTCCGTTCAAACGTGCGGACTACATCCGCAAGTTCGACATTCTGACTGAAGGTATCATCACCAAAGCAGAACGCGATCGTTTCATTGGCTTGGTTGAAAATCTGGAAAACCTGACTGCAGAACAAGTTCAGCAGTTGAACGTTCAGATCCCAATCGAAAAGCTTGTGAACAACAAGAGAGACACTAAAGGTATCTTCTAG
- the prpB gene encoding methylisocitrate lyase produces the protein MLFPEITPTQKRKNFRDALKSGKLLQMPGSWSPLVSMAIEKAGFDGVYISGSVLSNDLGYPDIGLTSLTEVAQRGRQIARTTKLPTIIDIDTGFGEPMSATRTVQEMIEMGLAGCHIEDQINPKRCGHLDGKGLVTRDEAARKVAAAARGKKMDENFLLIARTDARAVEGLDKAIDRAKAYIDAGADCIFTEALENEKEFETFRKAVNVPLLANMTEFGKGRLYTYEELSNLGYNIVIYPVTTFRLAMGATVAGLNEIKAKGTQEGLLDKMQTRKDLYALSRYDEYNSFDTSIFNFTLK, from the coding sequence ATGTTGTTTCCTGAAATTACTCCTACGCAGAAACGTAAGAACTTTAGAGATGCTTTGAAGTCTGGCAAGCTTTTGCAGATGCCGGGGTCTTGGTCTCCGCTGGTTTCTATGGCAATTGAAAAAGCGGGATTTGATGGGGTTTATATTTCTGGGTCTGTGCTTTCCAATGATCTGGGGTATCCTGATATTGGTCTGACTTCTTTGACTGAAGTGGCTCAGCGGGGTCGTCAGATCGCCCGCACGACAAAACTTCCTACTATTATTGATATCGACACTGGTTTTGGTGAACCGATGTCTGCGACTCGCACGGTTCAGGAAATGATCGAGATGGGTCTGGCGGGTTGCCACATTGAAGATCAAATCAATCCGAAGCGCTGTGGTCACCTGGATGGCAAGGGTCTTGTGACTCGTGATGAAGCAGCCCGTAAAGTGGCGGCGGCAGCTCGCGGTAAAAAGATGGATGAAAACTTCCTTTTGATCGCTCGTACAGATGCGCGTGCTGTTGAGGGTTTGGATAAAGCCATTGACCGTGCGAAAGCTTACATTGATGCCGGTGCGGATTGCATCTTCACCGAGGCTTTGGAAAACGAAAAAGAATTTGAAACTTTCCGCAAGGCTGTGAATGTTCCGCTTTTGGCGAACATGACAGAATTCGGTAAAGGTCGTCTGTACACTTACGAAGAGCTTTCCAATCTGGGCTACAACATCGTGATCTATCCGGTGACGACATTCCGTCTGGCGATGGGCGCGACAGTGGCAGGCTTGAATGAAATCAAAGCCAAAGGCACGCAAGAGGGTCTTTTGGACAAAATGCAGACTCGCAAAGACTTGTATGCGCTTTCTCGTTATGACGAGTACAACTCTTTCGACACCAGCATTTTCAACTTCACTTTGAAGTAG
- a CDS encoding methyl-accepting chemotaxis protein — protein MKKEFSLQTKIALPILTITFIALGLLTYFSASRSFQTAQSDAEFKVTKSAEAFANAFKADLDASLMVAQQVEAYLDTVRKQNTKPRAEVNAVLKNMLTQAPSVFGLWATFEPNAFDGQDAHYLGQPGYEKIGGFGPYWNRSGEGGSLTWENDINYNGEFYLAPKNAGRRILTEPYYDEVNGQNLLMSSAAAPLFEGGKLMGVVGVDLLLSQLDKQISAVKPYETSVGFLISDRFNYVTNPDPNLVGKPVSLPFSQEDFKQALLDGRLLLKTGKDSQSGEEVLNLLVPVSIPYSKAFWGVLISTPVKTVLANAYSLLWSQLVVFLVCLLVMGVAVVLISRRISQRFTTLTASLEQAENVVTAAIDQLSRAGQNLAQSATESAASIEETVASLEEMTSMVKMNANNAKEAARLSSDSNQSAERGNTEMSALVSAMDEISDSSRKIAEINGVIDDLAFQTNLLALNASVEAARAGEHGKGFAVVAEAVRTLAQRSATAAKDINSLINDSIEKVQRGSHKAESSNTNLKEIVDSVRKVSHLNVEISSASDEQSTGIQQISKAMNSLDQAIQTNAASAEEISATVQEILNQAHVMKNVVTEMNTVVHGS, from the coding sequence ATGAAGAAAGAGTTCTCTTTACAGACGAAAATCGCCCTGCCTATTCTTACAATCACTTTCATCGCACTGGGGCTGCTGACCTATTTTTCAGCTTCGCGAAGTTTTCAAACGGCGCAGTCAGACGCCGAATTTAAGGTCACAAAGTCAGCAGAGGCTTTCGCCAACGCGTTCAAAGCGGACTTGGATGCAAGCCTTATGGTGGCGCAACAAGTGGAAGCGTATCTGGACACCGTTAGAAAGCAAAACACCAAACCGCGGGCCGAGGTGAATGCCGTTCTAAAAAACATGCTGACCCAGGCGCCATCGGTCTTCGGGCTGTGGGCCACTTTCGAACCCAATGCTTTCGACGGACAGGATGCCCACTATCTGGGGCAGCCGGGTTATGAAAAAATCGGCGGCTTCGGACCTTACTGGAATCGCTCGGGCGAAGGCGGATCCCTGACCTGGGAAAATGATATCAACTATAATGGCGAATTTTATCTGGCGCCAAAAAATGCGGGCCGCCGGATTTTGACCGAGCCCTACTACGACGAAGTCAACGGACAGAATCTTTTAATGAGTTCGGCAGCGGCCCCCCTCTTTGAAGGCGGAAAACTGATGGGTGTCGTCGGTGTCGATCTGCTGCTTTCCCAACTGGACAAGCAGATTTCGGCAGTGAAGCCCTATGAAACCTCTGTCGGCTTTCTGATTTCTGACCGCTTTAACTATGTCACAAACCCGGATCCAAACCTGGTGGGAAAGCCGGTTTCACTGCCTTTCTCTCAGGAAGATTTCAAACAGGCTCTGCTCGATGGTCGTCTTTTGCTGAAAACTGGCAAGGACAGCCAGTCCGGTGAAGAGGTGCTGAACCTGCTGGTTCCCGTCTCCATCCCCTATTCAAAAGCATTCTGGGGTGTCCTGATATCCACTCCGGTGAAAACTGTTCTGGCCAATGCCTACTCTTTGCTGTGGAGTCAGCTTGTTGTGTTCCTTGTCTGTCTGCTGGTGATGGGTGTTGCGGTGGTTCTGATTTCCCGACGGATCTCCCAGCGATTCACAACCCTCACCGCAAGCCTGGAGCAGGCGGAAAATGTGGTCACTGCCGCGATCGACCAGCTAAGCCGGGCCGGACAGAATCTGGCACAATCGGCCACCGAGTCGGCGGCCTCCATCGAGGAAACCGTCGCCAGTCTGGAAGAAATGACCTCCATGGTAAAAATGAATGCCAACAACGCCAAAGAAGCCGCCCGCCTGTCCTCGGACTCCAATCAAAGTGCAGAGCGCGGCAACACCGAAATGAGCGCCCTTGTCAGCGCCATGGATGAAATCTCGGACTCCTCCAGGAAAATCGCTGAAATCAATGGTGTCATCGACGACCTGGCATTCCAGACGAACCTTCTGGCACTGAATGCTTCGGTCGAAGCCGCCCGTGCCGGCGAACACGGTAAAGGTTTTGCCGTGGTGGCTGAAGCCGTCAGAACCCTGGCGCAAAGATCCGCCACTGCCGCAAAAGACATCAACAGCCTGATCAATGACTCCATCGAAAAAGTCCAACGGGGCAGCCACAAGGCTGAAAGCTCCAATACAAATTTGAAGGAAATCGTGGATTCCGTGCGCAAGGTCAGCCATCTGAATGTTGAGATTTCTTCCGCCAGTGACGAACAATCCACCGGAATTCAACAAATCAGCAAAGCCATGAATTCCCTCGACCAGGCAATTCAGACCAATGCCGCCTCGGCCGAAGAAATTTCAGCCACGGTTCAGGAAATCCTGAACCAGGCCCATGTGATGAAAAACGTGGTGACTGAAATGAACACGGTGGTTCACGGCAGCTAA
- a CDS encoding methyl-accepting chemotaxis protein, protein MFSRGFRKLSFTQQLTLPIAIVGTLVLGGIAFLAVQDSFKDAKKSAHAMSEEMGRKYAQQIKSYLDKSFAQAEVVGRHLAMETETHQQDRKKSYQLLREVLKSDSQYLATWSAWEPNAYDGKDAQFANTEFHEKTGRVYPWWVRQGDQIIYKTLLNEETPDLGDWYFQPMQNKQSMLVEPYKDTVNGKELVMTSAVYTVVQNGTAKGLVGIDISLDKIKELVAEIRPFADSQSFLVSDKMMVVAGPNQDEVMQEFKADSALQALLQKHEVGGVDIDTERGREFFLVMPVSIYDLSQKWTLVIRTPEKTILAGAYASLWRQLGFSLVGLLLLMSVVYFGAKRSEKKISTLSQGLSESSAGITEDIQHLNSTGGQLAESSTRAAASIEETVASLEEITSMVRLNTGNAQNAAMLSGDSARLAKAGEEKILELVQTMTQIESSSQKIEEIISIIDDIAFQTNLLALNASVEAARAGEHGKGFAVVAEAVRSLAQRSAVAAKDITQLISTSVVQVKQGTVLVRANGDVLKQMSSSIEKVATLNSEIASASQQQSAGIEQINVAINQLDQVIQSNAAEAGEIVNTAAHISEKSEVMNSTVKVLSAA, encoded by the coding sequence ATGTTCAGTCGTGGATTCAGAAAACTTTCTTTCACTCAACAGTTAACTTTACCTATCGCTATTGTCGGCACACTGGTTCTGGGAGGCATTGCCTTCCTGGCTGTGCAGGATTCATTCAAAGACGCCAAAAAATCGGCGCACGCAATGTCTGAAGAGATGGGACGCAAATACGCCCAGCAGATTAAATCCTATTTGGATAAATCCTTTGCCCAGGCCGAAGTGGTGGGGCGCCATCTGGCCATGGAAACTGAAACTCATCAGCAGGACCGGAAGAAAAGTTATCAGCTGTTGCGTGAAGTTCTAAAGAGTGACTCCCAGTATCTGGCCACGTGGTCGGCGTGGGAGCCCAATGCCTATGACGGCAAAGATGCGCAGTTTGCCAATACCGAATTCCATGAAAAAACCGGCCGGGTGTATCCGTGGTGGGTCCGTCAGGGTGATCAGATCATCTATAAGACCCTGTTGAATGAAGAAACGCCGGATCTGGGTGACTGGTACTTCCAGCCCATGCAAAACAAACAGAGCATGCTGGTGGAGCCTTACAAGGACACCGTTAACGGCAAAGAACTGGTGATGACTTCCGCGGTCTATACGGTTGTGCAGAACGGGACCGCCAAGGGCCTGGTGGGTATTGATATCAGTCTTGATAAAATCAAAGAGCTGGTGGCAGAGATCCGTCCTTTTGCTGATTCCCAGTCCTTCCTTGTTTCTGACAAGATGATGGTGGTCGCAGGGCCGAACCAGGATGAGGTGATGCAGGAATTTAAAGCCGATAGTGCCCTGCAGGCTTTGCTGCAAAAGCATGAAGTTGGCGGCGTTGATATCGATACCGAGCGTGGCAGAGAGTTTTTCCTGGTGATGCCTGTGTCCATCTATGATCTTTCCCAGAAGTGGACGCTGGTGATTCGCACTCCCGAAAAGACCATTCTGGCGGGGGCCTATGCCTCGTTATGGAGACAGCTGGGTTTTTCCCTGGTCGGGTTGTTGCTGCTGATGTCGGTGGTTTATTTTGGAGCAAAACGCTCTGAGAAAAAGATTTCAACTTTGTCCCAGGGTTTGAGTGAATCCTCTGCCGGGATCACCGAGGACATTCAGCATTTGAATTCCACGGGTGGACAGCTGGCGGAATCCTCCACCCGCGCGGCGGCCTCGATTGAGGAAACCGTGGCGTCTTTGGAAGAGATCACCTCGATGGTGCGCCTGAATACCGGCAACGCACAAAACGCGGCGATGCTGTCCGGGGACTCTGCGCGATTGGCAAAAGCTGGCGAGGAAAAAATCCTGGAGCTGGTGCAGACCATGACTCAGATTGAATCTTCAAGTCAGAAAATTGAAGAGATCATTTCCATTATCGATGATATCGCCTTTCAGACCAATCTGCTGGCACTGAATGCTTCTGTGGAAGCCGCCCGCGCCGGTGAACACGGCAAAGGCTTTGCGGTTGTAGCCGAGGCCGTGCGGTCTTTGGCGCAGCGATCGGCGGTGGCGGCCAAGGACATCACGCAGTTGATTTCTACAAGTGTGGTTCAGGTCAAGCAGGGGACCGTGCTGGTTCGGGCCAATGGCGATGTGCTGAAGCAGATGTCCTCAAGTATTGAAAAAGTGGCAACGCTGAACTCAGAAATTGCCAGCGCAAGCCAGCAGCAGTCTGCAGGTATTGAGCAAATCAATGTAGCCATCAATCAATTGGATCAGGTCATTCAAAGCAATGCCGCTGAGGCCGGCGAGATTGTGAACACCGCCGCGCATATCAGTGAAAAATCCGAAGTGATGAATTCGACCGTCAAGGTGCTGAGCGCGGCTTAG
- the sugE gene encoding quaternary ammonium compound efflux SMR transporter SugE, giving the protein MSNTVAWIILAIAGLLEVGWAIGLKYTEGFTKLVPSVLTLVALAGSMFLLARAATVLPIGTAYGVWVGIGALGAAILGIFLFNEAATPARLFFLALLLISIIGLKATAGGH; this is encoded by the coding sequence ATGTCTAACACAGTAGCATGGATCATTTTGGCAATCGCAGGTCTTCTTGAAGTCGGTTGGGCCATCGGCCTTAAATACACCGAAGGTTTCACAAAACTTGTTCCCAGTGTTCTTACTTTGGTGGCCTTGGCCGGCAGTATGTTTTTGCTGGCGCGGGCGGCGACCGTGCTTCCCATAGGCACCGCTTACGGCGTGTGGGTGGGAATCGGTGCCTTGGGTGCGGCTATTCTGGGAATCTTCCTGTTCAACGAAGCCGCGACACCAGCTCGCCTGTTCTTCCTAGCATTGTTGCTGATTTCCATCATTGGCCTGAAAGCGACGGCAGGCGGGCACTAA
- a CDS encoding lipoate--protein ligase encodes MQKLKVFLSDSLNPHLNLATEEWIFHNLDPSQQVLFLWRNEETVVIGRNQNPWSECNLAKMKDEKVHLARRTTGGGAVFHDLQNTNFTFLSPKESYKRENNVQIIFDALKTFGIQGEASGRNDLLIPFPDGPRKFSGSAYREKKDRAFHHGTLLLNTDLTRLGNYLTPNPKKLQAKGKESVRARVANLTEVSPGINHDQIVTTMVKSFENFYAGKAEVESLTMESLKLIPELKEQYEQLSSWEWLYGNTLEFSHKMDEYLTLGFFDFHFKVEDGQIKDLKIYTDCLYPQVIEDLTESLRGKAYRGDAVREALMSVRGKHTELNLGLSEVEEWLCKNIEI; translated from the coding sequence ATGCAAAAGCTAAAAGTGTTTCTGTCAGACAGTTTGAATCCTCACCTTAACCTGGCCACGGAAGAGTGGATCTTTCACAATCTGGATCCGTCCCAGCAAGTGCTGTTCTTGTGGCGCAATGAAGAAACCGTGGTCATCGGGCGCAACCAGAATCCCTGGTCTGAATGCAACCTGGCCAAAATGAAAGATGAAAAAGTTCACTTGGCCCGTCGCACGACCGGCGGTGGCGCTGTCTTTCATGATTTGCAAAACACCAACTTCACATTCCTGTCGCCCAAAGAATCCTATAAGCGCGAAAACAACGTTCAGATCATTTTTGATGCGTTGAAAACCTTTGGTATCCAGGGCGAAGCTTCAGGCCGAAATGATCTGCTGATCCCATTCCCCGACGGTCCCCGCAAATTCAGTGGCAGCGCTTACCGTGAAAAGAAGGACCGCGCCTTCCATCACGGCACTTTGCTGTTGAACACCGATCTGACCCGCCTGGGAAATTACCTGACACCCAATCCGAAAAAGCTTCAAGCCAAAGGCAAAGAATCCGTCCGGGCCCGCGTAGCGAACCTGACCGAGGTGTCCCCGGGAATCAATCATGATCAGATCGTGACCACGATGGTGAAGTCCTTTGAAAACTTCTATGCCGGGAAAGCGGAAGTTGAGTCTTTGACCATGGAAAGTCTGAAGCTGATTCCGGAACTGAAAGAGCAGTACGAACAGCTCAGTTCCTGGGAATGGTTGTATGGCAACACCCTGGAATTCAGCCACAAGATGGATGAATACCTGACCCTGGGGTTCTTTGATTTCCATTTCAAAGTGGAAGACGGACAGATCAAGGATTTGAAAATCTATACGGACTGCCTGTATCCACAGGTGATCGAGGACTTGACGGAAAGTCTGCGCGGCAAAGCTTATCGTGGCGATGCGGTTCGTGAGGCCCTGATGAGTGTGCGCGGCAAACACACTGAACTGAATCTGGGACTTTCCGAAGTGGAAGAATGGCTCTGCAAAAACATCGAAATCTAA
- a CDS encoding metallophosphoesterase family protein codes for MKTKVTASFKILAAFLLVSTLAACAPSNSDVLSTALPGTDTDNSQSVPGTEDPSTPTLPEPDDEIKDSAKSLKIHAFADMNIDTSGTYANATISIVKSMISRQPAAILGVGDYIDGEKKSLSDSTYVNMWNQFSKKVLSFMRDANIPFLPTPGNHDAYYAQERRLYDSFWGKNKPNVEYVDDDNFPFYYSFIKEDVFFVSLDDANYSRLSNRTAQLAWLKEQLSSARAKGARARVVYGHIPLYSIVSSKANSSTVYENGVLAGERRTAGSNTLESILLSHNVDLVIFGHSHGFYSGHYTYPDGKKLQVVSMPCAGSSPRYLVGTSIRTPQGYVELVFSETNQLTIRYYNSSGTLQSLSSLPAALTLDSKNGVKYVR; via the coding sequence ATGAAAACAAAAGTCACCGCCTCCTTCAAAATTCTTGCGGCCTTTTTGCTCGTTTCGACTCTCGCTGCGTGTGCCCCCTCAAACTCTGACGTCCTAAGCACAGCCCTTCCAGGCACGGACACAGACAATTCCCAGTCGGTACCGGGGACGGAAGACCCGTCAACACCGACACTTCCTGAACCTGATGATGAAATCAAAGACAGCGCAAAGTCCCTGAAGATTCATGCTTTCGCTGACATGAACATCGACACCAGCGGCACCTATGCCAATGCCACGATCTCGATTGTCAAATCCATGATTTCGCGCCAGCCAGCGGCGATTCTGGGTGTGGGTGATTACATCGATGGCGAAAAGAAAAGCCTTTCCGACAGCACCTATGTGAACATGTGGAACCAGTTCTCGAAAAAAGTTCTGTCGTTCATGCGCGATGCAAACATTCCATTCCTGCCGACGCCGGGCAATCACGATGCCTACTATGCGCAGGAACGCCGCCTGTATGATTCTTTCTGGGGCAAAAACAAACCCAACGTGGAATATGTCGATGATGACAACTTCCCGTTCTATTATTCCTTCATCAAAGAAGACGTGTTCTTTGTTTCCCTGGATGATGCCAACTATTCCAGGCTTTCCAACCGCACGGCCCAACTGGCCTGGTTGAAAGAGCAATTGTCCTCCGCCCGTGCCAAAGGGGCCCGGGCACGAGTTGTCTATGGCCATATCCCGCTATACTCGATTGTCAGCAGCAAAGCCAACAGCTCGACGGTCTACGAAAACGGGGTCCTGGCAGGAGAACGCCGCACCGCTGGCAGCAACACTCTGGAGTCCATCTTGCTCAGTCACAATGTGGACCTGGTGATCTTTGGTCATTCCCACGGATTCTATTCAGGCCACTACACTTATCCGGATGGTAAAAAATTACAGGTGGTTTCCATGCCGTGCGCGGGCAGTTCGCCACGGTACTTGGTGGGCACCAGCATTCGCACTCCGCAGGGATACGTGGAACTTGTCTTTTCTGAAACAAATCAGCTGACCATTCGCTATTACAATTCATCTGGCACTCTACAAAGCCTTAGTTCCCTGCCCGCAGCGCTGACTTTGGATTCCAAGAATGGCGTGAAGTACGTGCGCTAA
- a CDS encoding DUF1304 domain-containing protein has product MEISFALVPALIHVYIFALESLLWGRKSTNKTFGVTEAEAATTKLMAFNQGFYNLFLAVAILLGLHLRTGEVTRAAGTTLVIYGLVSIIAAGLVLILSSRRLWRAALVQIVPAAIALGPFLI; this is encoded by the coding sequence ATGGAAATATCATTCGCTCTCGTTCCGGCACTTATTCATGTGTACATTTTTGCTCTGGAAAGCCTGCTTTGGGGGCGTAAAAGCACCAATAAGACTTTCGGCGTCACAGAAGCCGAAGCCGCGACCACCAAATTGATGGCCTTTAATCAGGGTTTTTATAACTTGTTTTTGGCGGTGGCGATTTTGCTCGGTTTGCATTTGCGAACAGGCGAGGTCACTCGCGCTGCGGGCACCACCCTGGTGATCTATGGATTGGTGTCCATCATCGCGGCAGGCTTGGTGCTGATTTTGTCGTCACGCCGGTTGTGGCGGGCAGCGCTGGTGCAAATCGTACCGGCTGCCATCGCCCTGGGACCATTCCTTATCTAG